One Melospiza melodia melodia isolate bMelMel2 chromosome 1, bMelMel2.pri, whole genome shotgun sequence genomic window carries:
- the GFUS gene encoding GDP-L-fucose synthase gives MTEVTKRILVTGGTGLVGRAIEKVVADGEGQPDEEWIFVSSRDADLTSSSETKALFERHKPTHVIHLAAMVGGLFKNIRSNLDFWRTNIHINDNVLHSAHESGVQKVVSCLSTCIFPDKTTYPIDETMIHNGPPHSSNFGYSYAKRMIDVQNRGYSEQHGRRFTAVIPTNIFGPHDNFNIEDGHVLPGLIHKVYLAKQSGSALTVWGTGKPRRQFIYSLDLARLFIWVLREYDEVEPIILSVGEEDEVSIREAAEAIAEAMEFRGELVFDTTKSDGQFKKTASNAKLRRYLPEFQFTPFRKAVKETCAWFNANYANARK, from the exons ATGACGGAGGTGACCAAGCGCATCCTGGTGACGGGTGGCACCGGCCTGGTGGGCAGAGCCATCGAGAAGGTGGTGGCTGATGGAGAGGGGCAGCCGGATGAGGAGTGGATCTTTGTGTCCTCCCGGGACGCTGACTTGAC GAGCAGCTCCGAGACCAAAGCCCTGTTTGAGAGGCACAAGCCCACCCACGTCATCCACCTGGCTGCCATGGTCGGAGGCCTCTTCAAAAACATCCGCTCCAACCTGGATTTTTGG AGGACAAACATCCACATCAATGACAACGTCCTGCACTCTGCCCACGAGTCGGGGGTGCAGAAGGTGGTCTCCTGCCTCTCCACCTGCATCTTCCCAGACAAGACCACCTATCCCATCGACGAGACCATG ATCCACAACGGGCCACCTCACAGCTCCAACTTTGGATACTCCTACGCCAAGAGGATGATTGATGTCCAAAACAG GGGTTATTCCGAGCAGCACGGCCGACGCTTCACCGCCGTCATTCCCACCAACATCTTCGGGCCACACGACAACTTCAACATCGAGGACGGCCACGTCCTGCCAGGGCTCATCCACAAGGTCTACCTGGCCAAAC AGTCCGGCTCTGCTCTGACCGTCTGGGGAACAGGCAAGCCCAGGAGGCAGTTCATCTATTCCCTG GACCTGGCCCGACTTTTCATTTGGGTGCTGCGGGAATACGACGAGGTGGAGCCAATCATTTTGTCAG TGGGAGAAGAAGATGAAGTCTCCATCCGGGAAGCAGCAGAGGCCATCGCGGAGGCCATGGAATTCAGGGGGGAGCTCGTT TTTGACACCACCAAGTCCGATGGGCAGTTCAAGAAGACGGCCAGCAATGCCAAGCTCCGGCGGTACCTGCCCGAATTCCAGTTCACACCTTTCAGGAAAG
- the LOC134430749 gene encoding feather beta keratin-like, protein MACNSLCSPCGPTPLANSCNEPCALQCQDSRVIINPSPVLVTLPGPIMTSFPQNTAVGSTSSAALGTELNAQGQPISGGFGFGLGYGLGGLGCYGRRGYGSIC, encoded by the coding sequence ATGGCCTGcaacagcctctgcagtccctgcggacccaccccgctggccaacagctgcaacgagccctgtgccctgcaatgccaggatTCCCGCGTCATCATCaacccttcccctgtgctggtcaccctgccaggacccatcatgacctccttcccccagaacaccgccgtcggatccacctcctccgctgctctgggcactgagctcaatgcccagggacagcccatcTCTGGCGGATTTGGCTTTGGCCTTGGCTACGGCCTGGGAGGCCTGGGCTGCTATGGCAGAAGGGGCTATGGCTCCATCTGCTAA